Below is a genomic region from Thermococcus sp..
CGCGATAGACTGGGCTCACCTCAACTCTTTTGACCCCGAACTGGCTGAGGGACTGCTCAACAACCCTGAAGAGGCGATAGCGAGCTGTGAGGATGCAATCCAGATTATCCTACGCGAGCCTCCTTTGCTCGTTGAGAGGGATTTTAAGGTTCACGCGCGCTTTTACAACCTTCCCAACACACTACTCGTCAAGGAACTTGGGAGCGAGCACATAAACAGGCTCATTCAGGTTGAGGGGATAATCACGCGCGTGAGTGAAGTGAAGCCCTTCGTTGAAAAGGCCGTCTTCGTGTGCAAGGACTGTGGCAACGAGATGACGAGACTTCAGAGGCCCTATGAAAATCTGGTCAAGCCGGCGAAATGCGACGCCTGTGGCTCAAGAAACATAGAGCTCGATGTCGAGAAGAGCCGTTTCATAAACTTCCAGAGCTTCAGGTTACAGGACAGGCCGGAAAGTTTGAAGGGTGGCCAGATGCCCCGCTTCGTCGATGCAATCCTCTTAGATGACCTCGTCGATACAGCCCTGCCCGGCGACCGCGTTCTAGTAACTGGAATCCTGCGCGTTATTCTTGAGAAAAGGGAAAAGATGCCAATTTTCAAGAAGGTCCTAGAGGTTAACCACATTGAGCAACTCAGCAAGGAAATTGAGGAACTCGAGATTTCCCCCGAGGACGAGCAGAAGATAAGAGAACTGGCCAAGAGGAAGGATATCGTTGATGCGATAGTTGATTCAATAGCCCCAGCAATCTGGGGGCATAGGATAGTGAAGAAGGGTATAGCTTTAGCTCTCTTCGGAGGTGTGCAGAGAACTTTGCCCGATGGGACGAAACTTCGCGGTGAGAGTCACGTTCTCCTCGTGGGTGATCCTGGTGTTGCTAAGTGCGTTGACTACGATACAGAGGTTGTTTTGGCCGATGGAAGTCTGAAGAAGATTGGAGAAATTATGGAAGAAGCCGTTAAAAGGGCCGAAAAAGAAGGAACGCTTGGGAAAGTTGACGATGGCCTCTACGCTCCTCTCGACCTTGAACTTTACGCTCTCGACGCGAAGACCCTGAAGGTTAGGAAAGTTAAAGCTAACATAGCCTGGAAGAGAACTGCCCCAGAGAGAATGTTCAGGATAAAGACCGCCAGTGGCAGGGAGATTAAGGTAACGCCAACACATCCATTCTTCATTTTTGAGGACGGACAGTTTAAGACGAGGAAAGCGAGGGAGCTTAGAAGAGGGGACTTTATAGCAGTTCCGAGGATTATACCCACAGAGGGAAAAGCAGTAAGACTAAGCGACGCGCCTATCAAAAAACCGAAAACTGCAAAGAGTAGGCTTGTTCTCCCGGAGTTTGCTGACGAGGAATTCTGGTACGTCATGGGGCTGATAGCAGGTGAAGGCTATGCTCAGAACAGGGGCGGAAGCGCCACTCTCTACTTCACAAACAACGATCCGGAACTCATAGACAAAGTTTACAGCTACCTCAAAGGTATTGGCCTCACCCCCAAGGTAAGGGAAGCCCACAGAGGGAAGAGTTCCCGGGAAGTCTACGCTCCCAGTATCGAACTCTATCACCTCTTAGAATGGCTCAGGCTTGCAAAACCCTCGGCTGAGAAGACAGTTCCACCACAGCTTTTCAGGGCAAGAATAGAGGATATCAAAGCATTCCTCAGGGGATACTTCGATGCTGAAGGAACCGTTGACAGGAAGAGACCAAAGGTAACAGTTGTTTCGGCGTCAAAAGAGATGCTGAGAGGAGTCCAGCACCTGCTCCTCAGGCTCGGCATAAAATCCCAGTTGCACGAGACTAAGGCTAAGGCCACCAATGGGAGGATGAAAGGTAAGAAGACTTACTACCGGCTTTTCATAACCGGGGAAGACACAGTGAAGTTCAAAGATGAGATTGGCTTTGGGATTAAGAAAAAACAGCGCATCCTTGAGGACGTCACAGAGGGCATTACCAATAACACCAACGTGGACGTTGTCCCAGGAGTTGGAGGCCTTCTCAGAGAGCTGAGAACTAAGGCCAGGTTGACCCAAAGGGAGATGGGCATAAACCGCTCGACATACCTCCACTACGAGAGGGGCGATAGACTGCCCAGCAGGGAGAAACTTGGGGTCATTGTTGAAACCCTCAAGGAGCATCTACCCGACTCGGAAGAAGTTAAAATCCTCAGCCTTCTTGCGAACTCGGACATCTTCTGGGATATGGTTGAAGAGATCGAAGAATACAAGCCAGAACACCCGTGGGTCTATGACCTTCAGGTTCCAGAGCACCACAACTTCATCGCCAGCGATATTTTCGTCCACAACAGTCAGATTCTTCGCTACGTAGCTAATCTGGCGCCGAGGGCAATCTATACGAGCGGTAAGAGCTCAAGTGCCGCCGGGCTTACTGCGGCAGCGGTAAGGGACGAGTTCACCGGCTCTTGGGTTCTGGAAGCTGGTGTCCTTGTGTTAGCAGATGGTGGGATAGCGTTAATTGATGAATTTGATAAGATGAGTGACCGTGACAGAAGTGCCATTCATGAGGCACTGGAGCAACAAAGCGTAAGCATCTCCAAGGCAGGCATCACAGCTACTCTCAACGCGAGGACCACAGTCATAGCCGCCGCCAACCCGAAGTTCGGTCGCTTCAACAGGCATAAGTCCCTTCCAGAACAGCTCGACCTTCCACCGACACTGCTGAGCCGTTTCGACCTTATCTTTCTTCTCCTCGACGAGCCGGATGAAAAGATAGACGCGAGCATAGCCGAGCACATCCTCAGGGTGAGGAGAGGAGAGGCCGAGGTGGTAACACCTAAGATACCCTACGACCTGCTAAAGAAGTACATAGCCTACGCTAGGAAGAACGTTCACCCGGTTTTGAGCAGGGAAGCTATGGAAGAAATCAAACGCTACTATGTAAAGATGAGAAAGGGCCTTAAGAGGAGTGACGACGAGGGGGTTCAGCCGATACCAATAACGGCGAGACAGCTGGAGGCCCTGATTAGGCTGAGCGAGGCCCACGCGAGGATGCGCCTGAGCGAGACGGTAACGAGGGAAGATGCGAGGGCCGCTATAGAGCTCATAGAGGCCATGATGAGAACTATAGCGGTTGATGAGGAGGGCAACATAGACGTCTCAATCCTTGAGGTTGGCAAGAGCTCGAAAAAGCTCAACAAGATAGAGAAGCTGGTCGATATCATCAAGAACCTTGAGAGCGAAGGCGACTACGGTGCCCCGGCCGAGAAGGTAATCGAAGCGGCCAAACAGGCTGGGGTCGGAAGCAAGCGTGAGGTAGAGAAGCTAATCGAGGAGCTCAAGGCCGATGGCAGAATCTACGAACCGAGGGCCGGCTTCTACAGGGTGCTCTAACAAAGGTTATAAAGCGAAGGGAAAACCTATGAGGGGGTGAGAACATGAGCGAGAGCATTGACTTTTACGACTTTGAGAAGCTCCTTGATAAGGCTTACGAGGAGTTGCCCGAGAACGTTAAGTCCCACAGGTCCCGTTTCGAGGTTCCTCCGGCGGTTGTTACAATAGCGGGCAACAAGACGATTATCGAGAACTTCGTGGACATAGCAGAGGCCATGAACCGCGACCCGAACCACCTCCTGAAGTTCATCCTCCGCGAGGTGGCAACTGCCGGAACCCTAGAGGGCAGGCGCGTAATCCTCCAGGGACGCTTTACTCCCTACCTGATAGCCAACAAGATGAAGAAATACCTCAAGGAGTACGTCATCTGTCCGGTCTGTGGAAGTCCGGACACGAAAATTATCAAGCGCGGACGCTTCCACTTCCTCAAATGTGAGGCCTGTGGTGCCGAAACACCGATACAGCACCTTTGAGGTCTTCCTTCTTTTTTGCACTTCTATGGACAAATTATCCATTTTTGGATGAAATTTTTCTTCTCAAAAACCCTTTTAAACTTTACAAACTACAACCCCCAAGAAATCAAGGGGGTTACTCTTATGGGCATGGAGGAAAAGCTCAACGAGCTTTATGAGAAGAGGGAGAAGATTCTTGCCATGGGCGGTGAAAAGGCCGTCGAAAAACAGCACGCCAAGGGCAAGCTCACCGCCCGCGAAAGGATTGAGAAGCTCCTCGACCCCGGAAGTTTTGTGGAAATCGGTATGTTTGTCAAGCACAGGGGCACTGAATTCGGCCTCGACAAGAAGGAACTTCCAGCTGACGGCGTCATAACCGGCTACGGGACGATTGACGGCAGGCTCGTCTTCGTTTACGCCCAGGACTTCACGGTGATGGGAGGTTCCCTTGGCGAGATGCACGCGGCGAAGATAAAGCGCGTCATGGAGCTTGCCCTTGAGGCAGGAGCGCCGGTCATAGGCCTCAACGACTCTGGTGGGGCCAGGATTCAGGAGGGGGTTGATGCCCTCAAGGGCTACGGCGAGATTTTCAAGATGAACACCCTCCTCAGCGGTGTTGTGCCCCAGATAACAGCTATAATGGGTCCCTGCGCCGGTGGAGCCGTTTACAGCCCTGCTATAGGAGACTTCATCCTCATGGTTGACAACCCGGCGAGCTTCATGTTCATCACCGGTCCGCAGGTAGTCAAAGCAGTCACCGGCGTTGAAGTTACCCCCGTTCAGCTCGGTGGGGCGATGGTTCACGCCCAGAAGGCCGGGCAGGCTCACCTGATAGGGAAGAGCGACGAGGAGGTTCTTGCCCTAATCAGGAGGCTCATAAGCTATTTGCCATCGAACAATATGGAGAAGCCCCCGCGCGTTAAGACCAATGATTTGCCCTTCAGGAAGAGTGAGAGGCTCTACGAGATTGTCCCCGATGACCCGAACAAGCCCTACGACGTCAGGGATGTTATCTATGAGATAGTTGACAGAGATGAAAACGGCAACCCGGATTTCCTTGAGATTCTGCCCTATTTCGCTCCCAACGCTGTGGTTGGCTTTGGAAGGATGAACGGGCAGACCGTTGGAATAGTTGCCAACAACCCCAAGTACTTCGCGGGCGTTCTCGACATAGATTCGAGCGATAAAATTGCGCGCTTTGTGAGAACCTGTGACGCCTTCAACATTCCGATAGTTACGCTCGTTGACGTTCCTGGTTATTTGCCGGGCGTTGACCAGGAGAGCAGGGGCATCATAAGGCACGGCGCCAAGGTTCTCTACGCGTACTCCGAGGCGACCGTTCCAATGGTCACTGTAATCCTGAGGAAGGCCTATGGAGGGGCCTATCTCGCTATGGGGAGCAAGCACCTTGGAGCCGACTTCGTCTTCGCATGGCCTACAGCAGAAATAGCGGTCATGGGTCCGGAGGGAGCGGCGAACATCATTTTCAGGAAGGAAATCGCTCAAGCGGAGAATCCAGAGGAGGTTAGACAGCAAAAGATAGCAGAGTACCGCGAGAAGTTTGCCAACCCCTACGTTGCGGCCGCTAGAGGGTACATTGATGATGTCATAGACCCGGCCGAGACGAGGGGCAAGGTCATCATGGCGCTTGAGGCCCTTGGGAGCAAGCGCGTTAAGTTGCCACCTAAGAAACACGGCAACATACCCCTGTGAGGTGGAAGCATGAACCAGATAGTAGAGGGTGGATGGATAACGGTCATAGGAATTACGGTAGTCTTCGCGATACTCACGATACTGGCTATAGTGATGTACGCAATCGGCGCCTTCGAGCGCGGTATGACAGGAAAGCGAAAGGAGCCCGAAAGGACGGGGGAAGTTGAAGGAGTCAAACCTCCGGAAACGGAAACCGAGGAAATCCCACCGAGGGATTTGGCGATAATAACGGCATCTATCCTCGCCTACCTCGCCAAGAAGGCTGAGGTTGTTCGTCCATTACCTTTTAGGAGAAAGGTTTCTGATGCGTGGCGCCTTTACGGCCTTCAGAGCGGTATGGATGAGGTTGAGAACTTCAACTACGAGATTAGGAAGTGGTGAAGATGAAGGTTAAGGTCATCGTTGATGGAAGGGAGTACGATGTTGAGGTGGAGGAACTGCCCGGGAACAAGTTCAAGGTCAGCTTCGAGGGCAAGAGTTATGAAGTCAAAGCCGAGGGACTTGGGATAGCACTTCCAAGCGTTCCGGAAACGGGTGTCAGCGCATCTTCTCCAGCTCTAACTTCTGCTTCAACATCTGTGCCAGCACCAGCTCCGGTTAGTGCTCCTGCTCCGGCACTTGCTTCAGTTAGTTCTCCTGTTCAGGCTTCGCCGAACACCGTTACCGCCCCAATGCCGGGCAAGATTCTCAGGGTTCTTGTGAGTGAGGGTCAAGAAGTTAAAACCGGCCAGGGACTCGTTATCCTTGAGGCCATGAAAATGGAGAACGAAATTCCAGCTCCAAAAGATGGAGTCGTGAAAAAAATCTACATCAAAGAAGGCGACACCGTAAACACAGGCGACCCACTAATTGAACTCGGGTGATGGAAAATGGCCAGCTTCGTGGACTTCCTCAACACCATGGGCCTGCTCCACCTCACGGTAGGGAACCTAATCATGATTGCAGTGGGTCTAACGCTCGTCTACCTTGCCATAAGGTATGAGATGGAGCCCCTCCTGCTCCTGCCTATAGGTATTACCGCGGTTCTCGTAAACCTTCCCCTCAATGGCATAGCGAACTGTCCAACGGTGGGCGGGATCTGCTCCCACCCGGGACTGCTCGACATAATCTACCACTACCTCATTAAGACTGAGATAGTGCCTCTTCTGATATTCTTTGGCCTCGGTGCAATGACGGACTTCGGA
It encodes:
- a CDS encoding LAGLIDADG family homing endonuclease, translated to MDREEMISRFAKFLSEYVDDEGNEVYINRLKDLLTVTPKRSLAIDWAHLNSFDPELAEGLLNNPEEAIASCEDAIQIILREPPLLVERDFKVHARFYNLPNTLLVKELGSEHINRLIQVEGIITRVSEVKPFVEKAVFVCKDCGNEMTRLQRPYENLVKPAKCDACGSRNIELDVEKSRFINFQSFRLQDRPESLKGGQMPRFVDAILLDDLVDTALPGDRVLVTGILRVILEKREKMPIFKKVLEVNHIEQLSKEIEELEISPEDEQKIRELAKRKDIVDAIVDSIAPAIWGHRIVKKGIALALFGGVQRTLPDGTKLRGESHVLLVGDPGVAKCVDYDTEVVLADGSLKKIGEIMEEAVKRAEKEGTLGKVDDGLYAPLDLELYALDAKTLKVRKVKANIAWKRTAPERMFRIKTASGREIKVTPTHPFFIFEDGQFKTRKARELRRGDFIAVPRIIPTEGKAVRLSDAPIKKPKTAKSRLVLPEFADEEFWYVMGLIAGEGYAQNRGGSATLYFTNNDPELIDKVYSYLKGIGLTPKVREAHRGKSSREVYAPSIELYHLLEWLRLAKPSAEKTVPPQLFRARIEDIKAFLRGYFDAEGTVDRKRPKVTVVSASKEMLRGVQHLLLRLGIKSQLHETKAKATNGRMKGKKTYYRLFITGEDTVKFKDEIGFGIKKKQRILEDVTEGITNNTNVDVVPGVGGLLRELRTKARLTQREMGINRSTYLHYERGDRLPSREKLGVIVETLKEHLPDSEEVKILSLLANSDIFWDMVEEIEEYKPEHPWVYDLQVPEHHNFIASDIFVHNSQILRYVANLAPRAIYTSGKSSSAAGLTAAAVRDEFTGSWVLEAGVLVLADGGIALIDEFDKMSDRDRSAIHEALEQQSVSISKAGITATLNARTTVIAAANPKFGRFNRHKSLPEQLDLPPTLLSRFDLIFLLLDEPDEKIDASIAEHILRVRRGEAEVVTPKIPYDLLKKYIAYARKNVHPVLSREAMEEIKRYYVKMRKGLKRSDDEGVQPIPITARQLEALIRLSEAHARMRLSETVTREDARAAIELIEAMMRTIAVDEEGNIDVSILEVGKSSKKLNKIEKLVDIIKNLESEGDYGAPAEKVIEAAKQAGVGSKREVEKLIEELKADGRIYEPRAGFYRVL
- a CDS encoding translation initiation factor IF-2 subunit beta produces the protein MSESIDFYDFEKLLDKAYEELPENVKSHRSRFEVPPAVVTIAGNKTIIENFVDIAEAMNRDPNHLLKFILREVATAGTLEGRRVILQGRFTPYLIANKMKKYLKEYVICPVCGSPDTKIIKRGRFHFLKCEACGAETPIQHL
- a CDS encoding carboxyl transferase domain-containing protein, producing the protein MGMEEKLNELYEKREKILAMGGEKAVEKQHAKGKLTARERIEKLLDPGSFVEIGMFVKHRGTEFGLDKKELPADGVITGYGTIDGRLVFVYAQDFTVMGGSLGEMHAAKIKRVMELALEAGAPVIGLNDSGGARIQEGVDALKGYGEIFKMNTLLSGVVPQITAIMGPCAGGAVYSPAIGDFILMVDNPASFMFITGPQVVKAVTGVEVTPVQLGGAMVHAQKAGQAHLIGKSDEEVLALIRRLISYLPSNNMEKPPRVKTNDLPFRKSERLYEIVPDDPNKPYDVRDVIYEIVDRDENGNPDFLEILPYFAPNAVVGFGRMNGQTVGIVANNPKYFAGVLDIDSSDKIARFVRTCDAFNIPIVTLVDVPGYLPGVDQESRGIIRHGAKVLYAYSEATVPMVTVILRKAYGGAYLAMGSKHLGADFVFAWPTAEIAVMGPEGAANIIFRKEIAQAENPEEVRQQKIAEYREKFANPYVAAARGYIDDVIDPAETRGKVIMALEALGSKRVKLPPKKHGNIPL
- a CDS encoding OadG family protein, encoding MNQIVEGGWITVIGITVVFAILTILAIVMYAIGAFERGMTGKRKEPERTGEVEGVKPPETETEEIPPRDLAIITASILAYLAKKAEVVRPLPFRRKVSDAWRLYGLQSGMDEVENFNYEIRKW
- a CDS encoding acetyl-CoA carboxylase biotin carboxyl carrier protein subunit, with translation MKVKVIVDGREYDVEVEELPGNKFKVSFEGKSYEVKAEGLGIALPSVPETGVSASSPALTSASTSVPAPAPVSAPAPALASVSSPVQASPNTVTAPMPGKILRVLVSEGQEVKTGQGLVILEAMKMENEIPAPKDGVVKKIYIKEGDTVNTGDPLIELG